ATTCGCCGCCGGCGAAGGCGGCCTCAACGTCGGCTTCCTCGGCGTCGCCCTCGCGCTGGGCCTCTCCGTGATCATCGGGGCGTTCGCGTTCGGCCCGATCTCCGGCGGCCACTTCAACCCGGCCGTGACCCTCGGCCTCGCAGCGGCGGGACGCTTCGCGTGGAGGGACGTCGCGGCCTACCTGGTGGCGCAGGTCATCGGCGCCGTCCTGGGCGCGACCGCCCTCGTCGCCATCCTCGCCGGCGGCAAGGACGGCGCCCTCGCCGCGGCCCAGAAGGGCGGCTTCGCCTCCACCGGCTGGGGCGAGCTGTCTCCCGGTGGCTACAACGCGGCGTCGTTCTTCATCGCCGAGATCGTGGCGACCGCCCTGTTCGTCACCGTCATCCTCGCCGTCACGGGCAAGCGTGGCGCCGGCCAGCTGGCGCCACTGGCGATCGGGCTCACCCTGGTGGTCATC
This portion of the Arthrobacter woluwensis genome encodes:
- a CDS encoding aquaporin, which gives rise to MSESMTTAAPSVAAKLGAEIVGTFFLVFGVIGTALFTAGFAAGEGGLNVGFLGVALALGLSVIIGAFAFGPISGGHFNPAVTLGLAAAGRFAWRDVAAYLVAQVIGAVLGATALVAILAGGKDGALAAAQKGGFASTGWGELSPGGYNAASFFIAEIVATALFVTVILAVTGKRGAGQLAPLAIGLTLVVIALLAIPVTNGSFNPARSIATAVYGGPAALAQLWASIVAPIAGGLIAGFAHKALFEGEAK